The genomic interval GGCGGGCCTGGGCCCTCAAGGACCTCAACCTGAGCGGTCAGGAAGCAGCGAGTGATACAGGCGTGTTCACCCCGCTGCCCGACAAGGGCCGCCCGCCCGGCCACGTCATCCTCGCGCGCCAGGGTGAGCAGTACCTGTTCGCGGGGACACGTGACGCACGGCGCTCGGGCCGCGTCTATCCCTCCGCGGAGGTCGTCGAGGCGCTCGCCGACCTCCCCTTCTGCTCGGGGGCCTGCGTCACCACGGTTCCCTCTGGGGGCACGCCAGGCCAGTCCAAGCATGTGCTGCTCGTCTTCACCGGCGCCGAGGACCCGGAGCACTTCGAACGCGATGCCGGTCCCCGACGACAGGCGCTCCGCCACCAGTTGGAGCTCCGGCTGGGCGCCGAGCACCTGCCAGACCGCGTCGAGCTCTTCCCGCTGCTGCCGCACCGGGACAAGAAGGGGGTCCTCGACGAGGCGTGGTGCCGCGCGCAGTACGCCACGGGCGCGCTCCACCAGAAGTCCTCGGATCCACTGTTTCAGGCGCTCACCGCTCTGAGGGAGCGCGCCCGGGAGAGCGTCCGCGGCGACGACGAGCGCCCCGGCTCCCGCTAGTGTCCAGACGCGTACAGCCCGGACGCGCCCGCGTTCCCAGGCAACGCACCCCGCCAACGCAGCCCCGTCCTCCTCCCTGACGGCCAGAGGGAGAAGCCCCCACCGAGCGCTGGCACGCGCCACGCAATGCCGTGGATCAGCGCGGCGCTCCATGGGGGAGCCCGCGATGCCCACGAGGTGCTCGCATGGGAGCCCAGGTTGTCATGGGGGCGGTGCTGCAGTGCAGCTTCGGCGTCGCACCCTCCTCACTGGTAGTGCCACCGACCAGCAAGGTCATGGGGCCGGTGCCCGCCGCGAACATCCTCGACAACAAGCCCATGGCGAACATCCTGCCGTTCGGGATGTGCCAGTCGATGGCCAATCCCACGGTGGCGGCGGCCACCGCCGCGGCCATGGGTGTCCTCACGCCCATGCCCTGCGTCCCCGCCACCGCGGCCCCGTGGGTGCCCGGCTGTCCCAAGGTGATGGTGGGCAACATGCCCGCGCTGGACAGCAACTCCAAGCTGATGTGCTCGTACGGCGGCGTCATCCAGGTCGTCTCCCCCGGTCAGGTGAAAATCATCAATGGCTGACGCGGCCCTCTCCTTGCCTCCGTTCGAAGGCACCTTCCTGGAAGAGCCCCTGGAGGGAGAACCCCGCGCCGAGCCCGCGGACGCCGAACCCGACCCTCGGGTGGAAGCCGTCACGGAGGCCGTCGCGGGGGGTGACTACGCTGCCGCCGCCCGGAGCGCGGAGGCCCTGCTGCGAGAGGGATTGCACGACACGCGGCTCGTCGGCCCCTACCTGTTTGGTTCGTTCCACGAACTCGGCCTGCGCTCGATGCCGGTCCTGTTCCGCTCCCTCCTCCAGGTGCTCTCCGTCAGCAGGAACGCGTTCGGCCCCGTGGCCAAGCGCGACATCTTCCTGGAGAGCGGCCTGCGCTGGCTCCTGCGTTCGCTGAACAAGCACATCGCCCACCACGAGAAGAAGCAGGACGCCACGTGGAAGCGCTGGTGCGAGGCCGACAATCGCGAGCCCATCCTGGAGGCGCTGCCGCTGACCGGGTCCATCCTCGCCGCGCTTCCCGGCGCCCTCCCCAAGAACGGCTGCGAGGAGCCGTTCCGCAACCTCAGCCAGTGGTTGCGCCGCCACCTCGAGACCCTTCCTGAACCCGCCCCTCCCCCGGCCCCCTCCGCCCCCCCCACCGAGGCGCCCGCGGCCACCAGGCCCGAGCCCAGAGCCGACGAGGCAACGCCCGTGAAGCCGGAAGCCGCGCCCCGGGCCACCGCCCCGGCCGCCCCGACGCCCCCGGTTCCAGGGGTGCCCATGTCCCCTCCGCTCGCGCTGCTCATCCGCAAGCTGGAGGCCTTCGACCTGCTGGTCCAGCAAGGCGCCATGCCCAAGGCGGGCGTGGTGGCGGCGGATGTGATGGCCACGGTGGAGCGCTTCGACCCGCGCGTCTACCTGCCTTCGCTCTTCACCCGCTTCTTCGCCGGCCTGACCAGCCACGCGAACTCGTTGGAACCATACCTGCATGAGAGCGAGTCGCTGCCCATGCGTGCCTTGGAGCAGCTCTACCGCGTGGACCTGGATGCCTTCCTCGCCCTGTCTCCGGGCGAGTCACCCGAAGAGGAGGATTGACGCCAATGATGGACGCCTCGCATCGCTCCTCGGGCTCCCGGGGAGAGCCCACCGTCGAGGAGCGCATCCGCGAGCGCGCTGGTGCCTTCGACATGCCCGCCCTGGTCGACCTGCTCGCCAAGGAGGGCTATGGCCCGGACGACCTGGAGCTGCGAAGCCACCGGGGCACCGTGCACGCGCCCCAGCTCATCCACTCGGTGGAGTTCATCCGCCACCCGCGCCGCGCCGTCATCACCGTCAACCTGGGCCTGCTCAGCGTGCAGTCGCCGCTGCCGTCGTTCTTCCTCAAGGCCATGGAGTCGCTCGAGCACGACGCCATGGAGAGCTTCCTGGGCTACTTCGACCACCTGCTCCTGCGCGCGCGCTTCGCGGGCCTCTTCCCGGAGCGAGACGGCTCGCTGCTCCCCGGCTGGGAGAACGCCACCGCGCACCGCTTGCGACTGTTGCGCCCATCCTGTCCCTCCACCCTGCACTGGCTGTTCTCCCAGGCGTACCCGGAGGCGGAGGTCCGCGTCCGCCGCGCCACCCGCCGTCAGCGCATCGACACGAAGGGCGTGCGGCTGGGCGGCGCGGCCCTGGGAGACGGCACCGCGATGGGTGGCTTCGCCACCGTCCCCACCGGCGGCATGGAGGCGTGGCTCTTCCTGGACGAATCCATCTGCGGCACCGGCAGCCCTTGGGCCACCGAGGCGCGCCGCCGGCTGCGCACGCGCGTGCTGCCGCACCTCATCGACACGCCCGTGTTCCTCACCGTGGTGCTGGTGATTCGAGACCAGCACGGCCATGCACGCGTCGAGGACACCAGCCACCTGGGCTTCGAGCCCATCATCGGCGGGCCCGAGCAACCTCAACAAGTCGTCCTGTTCAACGGAGACACCGCGGCCCGCCGCCCACCTCCGCAGTGACACGAAGGACCCCGTCATCCCGGGGAGCAGAGAGGCATTTCACCGAAGAGGAGTCACGTCGCCATGTCAATTCAGGAACAGTTGCCAAAGTCTCGCATCACGCTCACGTACCGGACCACCATCAACGGTGAGCAGGAGACGGTGAACCTGCCGCTCCGCCTGCTGATGCTGGGGGACTTCTCGCTGGGTTCGTCCGAGGACCGCAAGTTGGACCTCGACGCGCGCAAGCTGCGCTCCGTCAACGGCAAGAACCTCGATGAGCTGATGCGCGACATGAAGATGTCGCTGCGCTTCCAGGTGCCCAACCGCATCAACCCGGATGTGGAGGCCGACCTGGACGTCGAGCTGCCCGTCGACCGGATGAAGTCCTTCCACCCGGACGAAATCGTCAACCACGTCCCCAAGCTCAAGGCGCTGCGGCTGCTCAAGAAGCTGCTGATGGAGATGCAGTCCAGCATCGACAACCA from Myxococcus stipitatus carries:
- a CDS encoding DUF4280 domain-containing protein codes for the protein MGAQVVMGAVLQCSFGVAPSSLVVPPTSKVMGPVPAANILDNKPMANILPFGMCQSMANPTVAAATAAAMGVLTPMPCVPATAAPWVPGCPKVMVGNMPALDSNSKLMCSYGGVIQVVSPGQVKIING
- a CDS encoding type VI secretion system protein IglI family protein — translated: MADAALSLPPFEGTFLEEPLEGEPRAEPADAEPDPRVEAVTEAVAGGDYAAAARSAEALLREGLHDTRLVGPYLFGSFHELGLRSMPVLFRSLLQVLSVSRNAFGPVAKRDIFLESGLRWLLRSLNKHIAHHEKKQDATWKRWCEADNREPILEALPLTGSILAALPGALPKNGCEEPFRNLSQWLRRHLETLPEPAPPPAPSAPPTEAPAATRPEPRADEATPVKPEAAPRATAPAAPTPPVPGVPMSPPLALLIRKLEAFDLLVQQGAMPKAGVVAADVMATVERFDPRVYLPSLFTRFFAGLTSHANSLEPYLHESESLPMRALEQLYRVDLDAFLALSPGESPEEED
- the tssB gene encoding type VI secretion system contractile sheath small subunit, which encodes MSIQEQLPKSRITLTYRTTINGEQETVNLPLRLLMLGDFSLGSSEDRKLDLDARKLRSVNGKNLDELMRDMKMSLRFQVPNRINPDVEADLDVELPVDRMKSFHPDEIVNHVPKLKALRLLKKLLMEMQSSIDNQKALRNLVYELFSNKDALKAVLAELKEYESLRLPAKPAMAANATPAANGAPATAPATVTEPATVKS